The genomic window TGGTACTGATAAGATGAACCGCATTCAAGATGTGGTTGTGCGCAATTGTACATTCGACCACTTAGGTGGCTCATCCGTATTGCCACAGCGCACCTACAACTGTTTGATTGAGCATAATATGTTTGACCATCCTGGAGCAAGTACTGACCCAAGAATGCCTGGAAGAGGTAGTGCTGTATGGAATTGGCACTCGATTAATACAGTAGTTCAATACAACTCTTGTATTAGTTCTAGAGGCTATTTAGATTCTCACGGTGCACACGTAGACAACGAAAACGACTACACATTTATTCAGTACAACTACATGATTGATTGTGAGGGTGGTTTTGTTGAAATTCTTGGAGGAAGCAACAATTCAGTTTATCGATTTAACGTGAGTGTGAACGACGGTTGGCGTGAAGATGGTGGTGTATCTGGAGCATGGTGGAACAGTAATCATACCATTTGGATTAGCCCTGATATCATGAATAAAAAACCAGTTCGTTGTGAGGTGAATTACATCTACAACAATACAATGGTGCTTGACAGGAATTTCGAGACGTGTATTGAGATTGATGCCAAAGATACCCACATTTTTAATAATATCTTCTATACGATTAACGGTGGAGGCATAGGTACAAAGCATACTGTAATTAAAACAAATGATGCTCCTTTTGTGGTAGATAATAACCTATATTTTGGTAATATCGACTCAAGGTTTACAGACTATGACAACAACCAAGTAAATGCGGATCCTTCGTTTACAAATATTGGAAGCGGAGCGGATAAGTATAAATTAAACAGTAACAGCCCCGCCCTATATAGTGGAATTACGAACCCAGGCCCTGCTATTCCTGGAGCAGGTACGGGTATATTTGTAGACCTACCACCTTACCCAACTCAAGATTATTATGGGAATCCTGTTGACTATGCTTCAGGAAATATTAGCATCGGTGCTTATAACGGAGTAGGTGATAGTGGGGGTGAACCTGTGAGTGGAATTACTGTAACCCCAAGCCAAGTGACGATTAATGATGGACAAACAGTTGATTTGGATGAAACTGTTGCACCTGAAAATGCTTCAAACAAACGAGTAAGCTGGACATCAAGTAATGAGTCGGTAGCTACAGTTGACGATTATGGTGTAGTAACAGCAATAGCTTGCGGTACAGCAAACATTACAGCTACAACATTAGACGGAGGCTTTACAGCAACTAGCCGAGTGACTGTAAATATTCCTGTGTCTAGTGTTAGTCTTGTGTCAAGCACTCTTGATTTAACTGTAAATGACAGTTATCAGCTTACAGCAACTGTTCTTCCTGCAAATGCTTGTACAAAAGAAGTAAGCTGGACCTCTAGTAATACTAATGTTGCAACAATATCCAATTCGGGGCGTGTAATGGCAATTGGAACAGGCACAGCTACTATCACCGTAAATACAATGGATGGTAATTTCTCTTCAACAGTAGATGTTACTGTAAGATCAGAACCTATTGAAACTAATTTGTTATTGAATCCAGGTTTTGAGTCGGGCAGTGTTTCATGGACGTTTAATGGTTCATCTAGTGTTATTTCTAACAACCAACGTTCAGGTAGTAATGCCGGTTATATTGACGGAAGTGGCGGTATTTTTCAAATTATAAACTTGAATGCTAATACGACTTATGTATTAAGTGCTTATGGTAAAGTTGGGCAAGTAGGTCAATCGTTCTATTTGGGTTTAACCAATGAATCTACAGGAAATTTCATCGAAAACCGCTTATATACCACTACTAGCTATCAATCTCATTCCATTACTTTCACTACCGGTAGTGATAACTTACAATACAGAGTATGGAGCTGGAATGATGACGGTGGATCATATTATGTGGATGACTTTAAGTTGATTGAAGAAAATGATGACATTCCAGTAACTGGAGTTACACTAAATACAAATGCCGCATCTATAGATAGTGATGGAGAAGTAACATTATCAGCTTATATACTCCCTTCTAATGCAAGCAACAAAGCTGTAACTTGGAGTTCAAGTAATTTAGCTGTTGCAACGGTTAACAATGGTGTGGTAACTGCAGTTAGTGAAGGAACGGTACTTATTACAGCAACAACTTTAGATGGGAACTATACAGCAACAGCAGAAATAAATGTACTTACTGAAGCAACTGTTGCCGAATGGGAACCAAAAGCATATCCACAAGGAGCACAGGTGATGTACAACGGTGTATTATATGAAGTAGTATGGAGCAGTGGCGTTAAAACTGGAAATTGCGTTCCTAGTTCTTGCAGTGGTTGGAAAGAAGTGAGCACAAATAACACTTCTTCGGCACGAACAATAACTGATAAAACAAATTCCAATATTAGCGTTTATCCAAACCCTTCAACAGGAACTATAAATGTTAATTTGAACGGAATGGAAGGAGTGAATGAAGTAATGATATTCGGACTGCAAGGTCAGGTGGTATTTAAACAGCAAATTATTGCTGACAAAATTACCATTAATACGGGTAACTTAAAAGGTTTATTTGTTTTAACCTTACAAGGACCATCACAATTCTATTCAGAAAGAATAATTATTGAATAAATCTTGGGTTAAGAGTACAGGGAGCTGTTTCGAAAAGGTTTTTACTAACCTTTTCACAGCTCCTTTATCAATTAAAATTATACTTCCTTCAAACTGGGATTAGAATGAATACCCTCAATATTTCTCGAGGTTATTTTAAGAAGAAAGTGGGGATGAGTCCTAAAGAATATATCAATATGAACTAATAAGGGAAAAATAAATTTTGGACAAAATAAACAGAGAGAGTTGATGTTTGTAAGTAAAGATGTATATTGTATTGCTGAATAAAATGTGATGGTGTACTTTAGTACTTAAAGCAAATTTTTACTAAAGCGGAAGCTGACTTTTTAATTATACCACTAATTGTACAATTGTATTGGCGTATTCCTCATTGGATACCAAACCTATTTATTTATCTATGTATGTAGTGCAAGTATAATTGATTCGACTTCGAGGAGTGGCTAATAAAAGCGTGTAAATATCATAAAAGAAGACGTTAAGAAATTCAACATACTATGGATATCATCTCTCACACATTAACAGGAGTAGCTGTAGGAACGGTAGCCGCTTCATTTTCTAAAAAGAAGTGGACGGACAAATTAATGATTCTATTGGCAGGCGGCTTTGGTGGAGCATTACCAGATATAGACGCCATATCCCTATGGTCAAAATTTGATGCTACTTTTGGTAAAGTCTTTCGTCTAGAAAATACCGGTAAAGAGATTTATGGTGAAAAATTTTGGTATTCACATCATGCAGTTTTTCACTCTTTGATGATGCCCATTGTATTATCTCTTTTGTTTATTGTCATTATTAGTATTATCAAACGCTATTCTTCAATAGCTGAAATTAAGAACCATCTTAAAACTGAATATCTTAAATACTTCGCTTTTTGCCTTGGTTTCATTTTCCATCTATTTGAAGACATGCCCACACCGGCAAGTGTATGGGGAGGTGTTAATTTTTTCTTTCCAAGTCCAAATTACATTGGGGGATTTGGTAAAATATGGTGGTGGAACAACTACGATTTAACATTAATCATTTTCGTTGTGATATTATTCAATATATGTTTTAATCTCATTAAAAATTCAAAACGTACTATTAGAATAAAATTAACAACTACTACTTTTCTCATGGGTACTCTTCTTTTTCTTTATCAAGTGAATACTCGACCAATGAGTTTTAAATACTCGGGTCATACCAACAAGTACAATGAGTTTGAATATCAATCCAAACAAATTCAGAAAGATATTCTAGGTCAGAAACTTTATCACATTATGGTAGAAATTGATAATAAAATTCCTTTATACTTTTAAAATATCTTTAACTAAAACCATCAAATGAACAACAATTGCTGCCATTTACATTCTATATTCTTGTAGAATGATATGATAAATCTATTTTTGTAATCGAAGGAAGAACAGATTGATTCCTAATGAATACTAAATAAATCATATCAATCAAATTAAATAATGTACTACAGAATACTAAATTCACTATTAATCATTGGACTATTTATTTCATGCACTACTCAAAATCAGAAATCTGATGAAGAGGTAGTTATCAATAATCCAACAAACAAAGTAAAGCTAAGTTCAGAAATTGTTTGGGAAAAACTTAACCCAGCAAGAGGAGACAAAAGCCCACAGGCAGGGACTATATTTGGCGATCGAAAAGGAGAAGTGCCTACAGGTTTCTTGGCCAAGTTCGTTGATGGATTTTCATCTCCACCTCATATACATAATGTTACTTACCGAGCGGTGGTGATTAAAGGAACGATTCACAACGACGATCCTAAAGCGGAGAACATGTGGATGAAGCCGGGCAGTTTTTGGACACAGCCACAAGGTGAGGCACACATTACATCAGCCAAAGGGGAAGAAAATATTGCCTATGTAGAAATTGATAAAGGACCTTATTTGGTGAGACCGACCGATCAAGCTATTGACAATGGTGAGCGTCCAATTAATATTGATGTATCGAATATTGTATGGTTAGGTAGTGATCGCTCGAACTGGGTAAGTCAGCTAGCCAAAATAAATTTCCTTTGGGAAAAAGACGGTCTTCAAGGATTATTTATCAAATTACCCAAGAATTTTAAAGGGGAGTTATTAAGCGAAGGATCGATTTTCCATGCAGTAGTAATTAGTGGAGGAGTGGATTATACTTTACCTCAAAATCAAGAATTAAAACACTTAGATGCAGGTAGTTATTTTACATCTACGGATAGAGCTAAACATACACTATCTACTAAAAATGAATCTGTGATTTATATCAGGACCAACGGATCGATAAAAGTAAAATAATACAAACTGAAAGGAATCAATAATCATTAGAGAATCATTTTTAAAAATGATATACTTTAACTTTAAATGGCCGTGTTTTATAAGAGTAAAACACGGCTATTTTTTATATCAAACCTGAAGATGAGCTACTGCTTTTGCTGATCTTGATACAATGGTGGAAAATGACATTTACAAGTAAACTAAAGGAATATATTACATTTCAGAATGATGTAAATCATAAGGAGAATATGTGTTGATTATTTTATTGTTTACTAACACCTTTCCATGGATTAAATTGATAATCATTCATATAATCTTGCCAAGTGACAATCAAAAGTTTTTCTTTACCATTATCAATAATAGGTGTATACCCTAGGTCGTAACAAAAAAAGTAGGTTTTATTCTTATTGGTTCTGTAAAAAGAAGTGAAGAACTTAAAGTTATATCCCATTTCTTCAACAGTACTTCTTCTTACTGTACCTTTTCCATGAGGACACAATTTCCGTAAGATCTTATAGTTCTCGTTAATGATTTTTTCGTGATGAATTTTATTGAAATAGCGTTGACTAAGTATTTCGTTATTATATGCATATCGACAGGTGTTTGAGCAGAATTTTTTATCCGTCCGACCCATCAAAATTGTTTTTTGACAATACAGGCATTTTTTGTCTTTCATGAATCTAAGTTTGTTAAGCAATGAATTCTAATTCTTATCAGAGAATTATAGTATACGTAATATAAAACCTCAATTTAATAAATAACCAAATATAAACGAGTATAAACGATTAATACTCGGATAATTAGAGTGTGATTTATGAATTTGTCAAAAAATTAATGATCAAAGCCAATCGTATGACAAAGGTAAATCTGACAATTCGACTGAATCCAATAAAGATTCACAATCAAAAATTTATTAAAGTAAGTTTTCCAATGACCGAAGGAATAAAGAAACTTATCAAAACACTTCCGGATGTAAAATGGAATAAAGAGTTAGAATGTATTTATATCCCTGATGGGTATAAGAGTATTCAAGCTGTATTTGCTACTTTTAAAGGAATTGCATGGGTAGATACTAAAGCTGTGTTTCAAAGTAATAATAAAGAGGCACTGACTCAAGGTGAAGAAATGAGTTATGAATTGTTGTATATGAAAATTCAGCAACAATATCCGAAACATAAGGTAATACATTTAAATGGATTGGTTAAAAAACTAGAGCTTTTTAGATATTCTATAAATACGGCAAATACCTATACAAGTATGTTGTACAGGTATTTGGATTATCTTGAGCAAAAAGGATATAAAGATTTAAGAAATATTGAGGAAGGACAGCAGTCTAAATCCCTTTTAGAGCAGTTCCTTTTTCATTTAGTATCAGTAGAGAAGAAGTCAGATTCTTACCAGAATCAAGCATTGAATGCAGTAAAGTTTTATTTAGAAAAAGTATTGGAAAGAGATTATTGTTATTATAATGTTCAACGTCCAAGAAAGAAAGATAAACTTCCAGTAGTACTAAGCATAGAAGAAATAAAGTCGATTTTTTCCAACATTAATAACTTGAAGCATAAAGCTATTTTGATGACTATTTATTCAGCAGGATTAAGAATTGGAGAATTAATAGATCTAGAAATAAAAGATATTGACTCCAAAAGAATGTTGATCAGAGTTGTGGAAGGAAAGGGTAATAAAGATAGAAATACCCTGCTTTCAGAAAAGAACCTTCAAATTTTAAGAACGTATTTTAAAGAGTACAAACCGAAAAAGTACCTTTTTGAAGGTGAAAAAGAAGGGAATAAATACAGTAGAACATCAATAGCTAAAATATTAAAGAGAGCAGTTTTAAAATCGAAAATTCAAAAAAGGGTTACAGTACATACTTTACGTCATACATTTGCCACTCACTTATTAGAAAATGGAGTAGATTTGAGATATATACAATCTCTTTTAGGACATAACTCTGCAATGACCACACAGATTTATACTCATGTGAGTACCAAAATTGTACGTGAAATAAAAAGTCCACTAGATAATTTGTAATATATATTAGAATTGTAATGCTTTAAGTTTGAATATTTAAAGTCGTTTCTTACCTTAATGGTAGTAAACTTTTTTACTAATGGATAAACGCCATGGTGTTTAGCAAAATATAATGTGACATAGTGGTGTTTAGTAAATGTTGGCATGCATTAAGCAGACTATATAAAATATGAATACTTTAATTAGTGAACTAACTCATTTTCTTGATAAAGAAGGTACAATAAACGCTGAAAGTAAAGATATTGAGTATAGGTTCTTAAAACTTTATACTAAGAAAATTAACTCTGAAACATCTGATTTTATATTAAGTAAGTTTAATGAGTTAAAAATAGAATTCACAAAAAATAAATTTGAGTTTGTTTCTGAAGATTCAAATGGTGGTAGCTTATTTAAATCTTTCTTAAATGTACAACATCAAAATGAACAAATAGATGTAATAATTGCATATCACCTAAGTCATGATAGATGTAATATATTTTTAGGTTCAAAACATGCAAATGAGAAAATATATTTAGGCAAAAGTGAACAACTAAATAACTTTTGGGATCAACTTAAAAAATCTGATAGAGAATTTGGTTACTTTTTACCTATTGATTTAAGAAATTTAGAAGCATATCATAATCAAGAAATAGATAACAGAAATTTTAAAATTGAAAAAAATCTTTGGTTTAAAAAATTAAAAAGTATATTCAAATTTTTTCATCCAATCACGCATATACGTAGTTTAGTCGTAATTAATTTCAAAAACATGACAATCAATTTATTATTAAGGTATTTTGGATTATTTTTCTTTGTGTCAAGCCATTTATTTTTAGCATTTCAATTCCTTTTTGATCCAAATATTGATTTAGGGAAGGTATAACTTCATTTGAAATTCTTTGGTTTTTAGGAATAATGTCTGTTTTGACTCTTATTATTATAGTTTGTCTCTTAAGTTACCCATTTGTTTAGTTAATTTTTAATGGAGAAATATTTACATTTTTTGGAATTCATCTAATATATTAGAGATATTTTAATTCAAAAATAATTTTACCATAAATTTAGAAAGTAAAAATATCACAAATTACTAGTAATAAGTTGCTAACATAAATCCAATCACGGTTGACGCAACCGCTGGCTTCCTCAAACCAAACAAGAAATTTATGTGCAATAGCCCTCGTTATTGAATTAAATGGAGAAAATTGGTTTTTAATTTTTCTGGTATATCCCATACTTCATTTCTGAAGAAGAAAGAGATAGTATAGAGTTTAGAGAAGAATTAATTTCTTATAAGTGTCGTCGATGAGTAAAATTTTAGATGAGTTGTCAGCAGACTTATAATGT from Flammeovirga yaeyamensis includes these protein-coding regions:
- a CDS encoding Ig-like domain-containing protein, with protein sequence MKRTLFLILASILCSAIYAEDYYLSSVSGSDTNAGTSANSPWKTLSKMNSIQLGPGDRVLFKSNETFRGEFIVNGSGTEGNPIIITSYGTGSKPIVTGQVGEAGGGDYMQAILVENNDNIVFDGLEIQNNRTVDRYDVDSKKAFGIHIRNFTDNTSLKNFVFRNMTFKSVYAVEPILYKPDFDKLEVSAIRVYNIQNTLDKVRNIQNVLVEDSYFTDIQRLGVHFKHDGANAIGNGTDKMNRIQDVVVRNCTFDHLGGSSVLPQRTYNCLIEHNMFDHPGASTDPRMPGRGSAVWNWHSINTVVQYNSCISSRGYLDSHGAHVDNENDYTFIQYNYMIDCEGGFVEILGGSNNSVYRFNVSVNDGWREDGGVSGAWWNSNHTIWISPDIMNKKPVRCEVNYIYNNTMVLDRNFETCIEIDAKDTHIFNNIFYTINGGGIGTKHTVIKTNDAPFVVDNNLYFGNIDSRFTDYDNNQVNADPSFTNIGSGADKYKLNSNSPALYSGITNPGPAIPGAGTGIFVDLPPYPTQDYYGNPVDYASGNISIGAYNGVGDSGGEPVSGITVTPSQVTINDGQTVDLDETVAPENASNKRVSWTSSNESVATVDDYGVVTAIACGTANITATTLDGGFTATSRVTVNIPVSSVSLVSSTLDLTVNDSYQLTATVLPANACTKEVSWTSSNTNVATISNSGRVMAIGTGTATITVNTMDGNFSSTVDVTVRSEPIETNLLLNPGFESGSVSWTFNGSSSVISNNQRSGSNAGYIDGSGGIFQIINLNANTTYVLSAYGKVGQVGQSFYLGLTNESTGNFIENRLYTTTSYQSHSITFTTGSDNLQYRVWSWNDDGGSYYVDDFKLIEENDDIPVTGVTLNTNAASIDSDGEVTLSAYILPSNASNKAVTWSSSNLAVATVNNGVVTAVSEGTVLITATTLDGNYTATAEINVLTEATVAEWEPKAYPQGAQVMYNGVLYEVVWSSGVKTGNCVPSSCSGWKEVSTNNTSSARTITDKTNSNISVYPNPSTGTINVNLNGMEGVNEVMIFGLQGQVVFKQQIIADKITINTGNLKGLFVLTLQGPSQFYSERIIIE
- a CDS encoding metal-dependent hydrolase encodes the protein MDIISHTLTGVAVGTVAASFSKKKWTDKLMILLAGGFGGALPDIDAISLWSKFDATFGKVFRLENTGKEIYGEKFWYSHHAVFHSLMMPIVLSLLFIVIISIIKRYSSIAEIKNHLKTEYLKYFAFCLGFIFHLFEDMPTPASVWGGVNFFFPSPNYIGGFGKIWWWNNYDLTLIIFVVILFNICFNLIKNSKRTIRIKLTTTTFLMGTLLFLYQVNTRPMSFKYSGHTNKYNEFEYQSKQIQKDILGQKLYHIMVEIDNKIPLYF
- a CDS encoding tyrosine-type recombinase/integrase — translated: MTKVNLTIRLNPIKIHNQKFIKVSFPMTEGIKKLIKTLPDVKWNKELECIYIPDGYKSIQAVFATFKGIAWVDTKAVFQSNNKEALTQGEEMSYELLYMKIQQQYPKHKVIHLNGLVKKLELFRYSINTANTYTSMLYRYLDYLEQKGYKDLRNIEEGQQSKSLLEQFLFHLVSVEKKSDSYQNQALNAVKFYLEKVLERDYCYYNVQRPRKKDKLPVVLSIEEIKSIFSNINNLKHKAILMTIYSAGLRIGELIDLEIKDIDSKRMLIRVVEGKGNKDRNTLLSEKNLQILRTYFKEYKPKKYLFEGEKEGNKYSRTSIAKILKRAVLKSKIQKRVTVHTLRHTFATHLLENGVDLRYIQSLLGHNSAMTTQIYTHVSTKIVREIKSPLDNL
- a CDS encoding DUF4437 domain-containing protein, encoding MYYRILNSLLIIGLFISCTTQNQKSDEEVVINNPTNKVKLSSEIVWEKLNPARGDKSPQAGTIFGDRKGEVPTGFLAKFVDGFSSPPHIHNVTYRAVVIKGTIHNDDPKAENMWMKPGSFWTQPQGEAHITSAKGEENIAYVEIDKGPYLVRPTDQAIDNGERPINIDVSNIVWLGSDRSNWVSQLAKINFLWEKDGLQGLFIKLPKNFKGELLSEGSIFHAVVISGGVDYTLPQNQELKHLDAGSYFTSTDRAKHTLSTKNESVIYIRTNGSIKVK